The Coleofasciculaceae cyanobacterium genome has a segment encoding these proteins:
- a CDS encoding response regulator transcription factor: MIRILLVDYQDILCETLKTSLETEPDLQIVGRANNAEIALEKTAILRPDIALIDINMLVIDGLTATKKIVQNFPETKVIILGGSEQESYRSSAMNVGANSYISKTAKAKEIIEQIRKVYRESHIGSPELKLSETIIQLNPAKRQIQSYVQQSHQKFNQFEHTEAEIKQHFGRLKNEQREVFQEIINFKSNVEPLLDDLRKTSKECKQHSTEISRLQTLVEGQLSYIHDLNKRIKYFRRYMVTVSVVAVIALIIAVISLLF, from the coding sequence ATGATTCGTATTTTATTAGTAGACTACCAAGATATTTTGTGTGAGACCTTAAAAACTTCACTAGAAACCGAACCAGATTTACAAATAGTTGGACGGGCAAATAACGCTGAAATAGCCTTGGAAAAAACTGCCATACTGCGCCCAGATATTGCCTTGATTGATATTAATATGCTAGTCATAGATGGATTGACTGCAACCAAGAAAATTGTCCAAAATTTCCCTGAAACCAAAGTTATTATTCTCGGCGGTAGTGAACAAGAATCTTATCGAAGTAGTGCAATGAACGTTGGGGCAAATAGTTATATTTCTAAAACTGCCAAGGCAAAGGAGATTATTGAGCAAATTCGTAAAGTTTATCGAGAAAGTCATATTGGATCACCAGAATTAAAACTATCAGAAACCATAATCCAGCTTAATCCAGCCAAACGACAAATCCAAAGTTATGTACAACAATCACACCAAAAATTTAATCAATTTGAACATACAGAAGCAGAAATAAAACAACATTTTGGTAGGCTAAAAAATGAACAACGAGAAGTATTTCAAGAGATTATTAATTTTAAATCAAATGTCGAGCCTTTGCTCGATGATCTTCGCAAAACATCAAAAGAATGCAAACAACACTCAACAGAGATAAGCCGGCTTCAAACTTTAGTAGAAGGACAATTATCTTATATTCATGATTTAAACAAGCGGATTAAATATTTTCGCAGATATATGGTAACTGTTTCTGTTGTTGCTGTAATTGCTTTAATTATTGCAGTCATCAGTTTACTATTTTAA
- a CDS encoding glycosyltransferase: protein MNFNPLVSILINNYNYDRYLASAIDSAINQTYPHVEIIVVDDGSTDNSRQIIGSYQNSITAIFKANGGQASAINVGFAASKGEIICLLDADDLWLPSKVKQIVTAFNNYSQAAVVYHKVQNINSTDKPIGKPWPPYKPIVGNISQLVNKSGGWWPFPPSTALSFSRQFLTAVMDIPEAEYRLCADAYLADLAPFLGEVVGIDLVLSQFRIHDSNNWSKEDNQWQRAVEYDRLRVNTVNHILNKHNLDFKISLSDRWPYQWLQYKLGKQHNLWKLSRLTWQNSWEHRPVSKLKTLIKLWLENLGIGSSRL, encoded by the coding sequence ATGAACTTCAATCCTTTGGTCAGTATTTTAATTAACAACTATAACTACGATCGCTATTTGGCATCGGCAATTGATAGTGCTATTAATCAAACCTATCCTCATGTTGAAATAATTGTGGTCGATGATGGTTCTACTGATAATTCCCGACAAATAATTGGAAGTTATCAAAATAGTATTACTGCGATTTTCAAAGCAAATGGTGGACAAGCTTCGGCAATAAATGTGGGATTTGCTGCCAGTAAAGGAGAAATTATTTGTTTATTAGATGCTGACGATTTGTGGCTGCCATCAAAAGTAAAGCAAATAGTTACAGCTTTTAATAATTATTCCCAGGCTGCGGTGGTATACCACAAAGTTCAAAACATTAATTCAACCGATAAACCTATCGGAAAACCTTGGCCACCCTATAAACCTATTGTAGGAAATATTAGTCAGTTAGTAAATAAATCTGGCGGTTGGTGGCCTTTTCCTCCTTCTACGGCATTAAGTTTTTCTCGTCAGTTTCTTACCGCAGTAATGGATATACCCGAAGCAGAATATCGACTTTGTGCAGATGCTTATTTAGCAGATCTCGCTCCTTTTTTGGGCGAAGTAGTTGGCATAGATTTAGTTTTATCCCAGTTTCGCATTCATGATTCAAATAACTGGAGTAAAGAAGATAATCAATGGCAACGGGCGGTTGAATACGATCGCCTGAGAGTTAATACTGTAAACCACATCTTAAATAAACATAATCTAGACTTCAAAATTAGTTTGAGCGATCGCTGGCCCTATCAGTGGTTGCAGTACAAATTAGGCAAGCAACATAATTTGTGGAAATTAAGCCGTTTGACCTGGCAAAATTCGTGGGAACATAGACCAGTATCTAAACTTAAAACCTTAATTAAACTATGGTTAGAAAACTTGGGAATAGGTTCTTCGAGATTGTAG
- the hepA gene encoding heterocyst formation ABC transporter subunit HepA, with translation MSLFMYSLIKKNKFWQDNYLLFREFKHFRSIAIAALITTLLASILEGATVGLIASFLQVLTDPQNPPLTTGIEWFDTSLLATKASPTGRIYRLSALIIVIIWLRAVLTYLGRYYSKLAQANLCDRLRKRLFEQLQSLSLKYYTTSHSGNIFNTLTNEINQVKQAFEVFCDLITRGSTLLAYIAAMFWLSWQLSLGTIALYGLLSVGLSSLIGRVREASFAVPKANAQFASTAIQFINGIRTVKASATEDFERQRFYQTSDRIVKTEERVASISSLVYPIADAVASNILILMVVIAFSFMISEGNLEVSSLLAFMFVLFRMMPLVGQVNAMRENLSRFQGSINDIQKLLRRDDKPYLDNGSLKFSGLKQGINFSGVDFGYESNNLILKEIELSIEKGKVTALVGASGAGKSTLADLIPRFYDPTVGSVLLDREDLRNFDITTVRQKMAIVSQDTFIFNASVGDNIAYGLEKIYEKDIWQAAQQAHALEFIEELPNGLDTVLGDRGVRLSGGQRQRIAIARALLRNPDILILDEATSALDSITEQLIQESLEKLSKGRTVIAIAHRLSTIARADKVVVLEQGRIVEQGGYKELLVKQGALWKYHQMQHQSEYTNK, from the coding sequence ATTTCTCTTTTTATGTATAGTTTAATAAAAAAAAATAAATTCTGGCAGGATAATTACCTTCTTTTTCGAGAATTTAAACACTTTCGCTCCATAGCTATTGCTGCTCTAATTACAACTTTGCTTGCCTCTATTCTAGAAGGTGCGACTGTTGGTCTAATTGCTTCTTTTCTACAGGTTTTAACGGACCCACAAAATCCTCCTTTGACAACTGGAATTGAATGGTTCGACACGAGTTTATTAGCTACTAAAGCATCCCCAACAGGTCGTATCTATCGTTTATCAGCCTTAATCATCGTAATTATTTGGTTGCGAGCAGTCTTGACTTATTTAGGAAGATACTACTCCAAATTAGCTCAAGCTAATTTATGCGATCGCCTCCGTAAGCGATTATTCGAGCAGCTTCAAAGCTTGAGTTTAAAGTATTACACGACCAGCCATTCGGGAAATATTTTTAACACTCTGACCAATGAAATTAATCAAGTCAAACAAGCGTTTGAAGTATTTTGTGACCTGATTACCAGAGGGTCTACATTGCTAGCTTATATAGCTGCTATGTTTTGGCTATCTTGGCAACTTTCTTTGGGAACAATTGCTTTATATGGTCTTTTATCAGTGGGACTATCATCGCTAATTGGTCGTGTTCGCGAGGCAAGTTTCGCCGTACCCAAAGCTAATGCACAGTTTGCTTCAACTGCTATTCAATTTATTAACGGTATTCGCACCGTCAAGGCTTCAGCAACTGAAGATTTTGAACGTCAACGGTTTTATCAAACTAGCGATCGAATAGTCAAAACAGAGGAACGAGTAGCCTCTATATCATCATTGGTGTATCCCATAGCAGATGCAGTTGCAAGCAATATCTTGATTCTGATGGTAGTGATTGCCTTTAGTTTCATGATTTCTGAAGGCAACTTAGAGGTTTCGTCTCTGCTAGCATTTATGTTTGTCTTGTTTCGGATGATGCCTTTGGTAGGTCAAGTAAATGCTATGAGAGAAAATCTCAGCCGTTTTCAAGGTTCTATCAATGATATCCAAAAACTTCTTAGAAGAGATGATAAGCCTTACTTAGATAACGGTAGCTTAAAATTTTCAGGATTAAAACAGGGTATTAATTTCTCTGGAGTAGATTTTGGTTACGAGTCAAATAATTTAATACTCAAAGAAATCGAACTCAGTATAGAAAAAGGTAAGGTCACAGCTTTAGTAGGCGCATCTGGAGCTGGAAAAAGTACCTTAGCAGATCTAATTCCTCGCTTTTACGATCCTACGGTAGGGTCAGTTTTATTAGATCGAGAAGATTTGCGGAACTTTGATATTACTACGGTAAGACAAAAAATGGCGATTGTTAGCCAAGATACCTTTATTTTCAATGCTTCAGTTGGAGATAATATTGCCTATGGTCTAGAAAAAATCTACGAAAAAGATATTTGGCAAGCAGCACAACAGGCACACGCACTTGAATTTATTGAAGAGTTACCAAATGGTTTAGATACTGTATTAGGAGATCGAGGAGTTAGACTTTCGGGAGGACAACGCCAACGTATTGCGATCGCTAGAGCTTTGCTGCGAAATCCTGACATCTTAATTTTAGATGAGGCAACTAGTGCCCTAGATTCTATAACCGAACAGTTAATCCAAGAATCTTTAGAAAAACTGTCTAAAGGCAGAACAGTAATTGCCATTGCCCACCGATTATCTACTATTGCCCGAGCGGATAAAGTCGTGGTTCTAGAACAAGGCAGAATTGTCGAACAAGGAGGATATAAAGAGCTATTAGTAAAGCAAGGGGCGCTGTGGAAATATCATCAAATGCAGCATCAATCAGAATACACAAATAAATAA
- a CDS encoding exostosin family protein: protein MPDIDDPKKTQYLQELASIAQPKIHTIVDNIEQADIIIITHAHLMNSSLKRFLTKHLDKCYVINNVDDPLFFLSGLYINANKSFSFLHKPLMRGCAYLYELYQGNQNRNQFINFSHDANLNKKYLFSFIGASTSWTRKRLLKLNFQRDDILIRCTNKYNHWNVNQQNRKEMQKNYVDIIQKSKFAVCPKGAGLGCIRLYEVMKLGVAPIIISDQWFLPMGPNWNSFVVFVKESEIKNIVEIVEMHASEYEERGRLARKTWEKYFSDVVVFNQCIEVIEDLKQNRIAILDRLFFYSYPIILTAHNLKKRFMTFVKKTILRISSKLKITFAYQLRSF, encoded by the coding sequence TTGCCCGATATCGACGATCCAAAAAAGACACAATATCTTCAAGAATTAGCTTCTATTGCTCAACCTAAAATCCATACTATTGTCGACAATATAGAGCAGGCTGATATTATCATCATTACACACGCGCATTTAATGAATTCGTCTTTGAAAAGATTTTTAACCAAGCATTTAGATAAATGTTACGTAATAAATAATGTAGACGATCCCCTATTTTTTCTGTCAGGTTTGTATATAAATGCGAATAAATCTTTCTCTTTTTTACATAAACCTCTCATGCGGGGATGCGCTTATCTATACGAGCTTTACCAAGGAAATCAAAATCGCAACCAATTTATAAATTTTTCTCACGATGCTAATTTAAACAAAAAATATTTATTTTCTTTTATTGGCGCTTCAACTTCTTGGACTAGAAAACGTTTGCTAAAGTTAAACTTCCAACGTGATGATATTTTAATACGTTGTACAAACAAATACAATCACTGGAATGTCAATCAACAAAATCGTAAAGAGATGCAAAAAAATTATGTTGACATAATTCAAAAGTCAAAATTTGCTGTGTGTCCCAAAGGCGCGGGTTTGGGATGTATCAGACTTTATGAGGTGATGAAACTAGGAGTAGCGCCAATTATTATCTCAGACCAATGGTTTTTACCAATGGGACCTAATTGGAATAGTTTTGTAGTGTTTGTCAAAGAATCTGAGATAAAAAATATCGTTGAAATAGTTGAAATGCATGCCTCTGAATATGAAGAAAGAGGTCGTTTAGCAAGAAAAACTTGGGAAAAATACTTTTCAGACGTGGTTGTGTTCAACCAATGTATTGAGGTAATTGAAGACTTAAAACAAAATAGAATAGCCATTTTAGATAGATTGTTTTTTTATAGCTATCCAATAATTTTAACTGCTCACAATCTGAAAAAAAGATTTATGACTTTTGTAAAAAAGACTATTCTCAGAATCTCATCTAAATTAAAAATTAC